One genomic region from Amia ocellicauda isolate fAmiCal2 chromosome 4, fAmiCal2.hap1, whole genome shotgun sequence encodes:
- the LOC136748926 gene encoding mucin-6-like — protein MIKHSTCKGGQWECVLSEVCPGTCLQYGEGHFRTFDDLSFTFDGSCSYLLLQDSCSGEGKPQFSVETKNVLCGNPGYTCYRAVQLTVGDAVLQLDGGSYTITPPSASDNFTVQDNTLYLVVTVAVPPPPNQLTLIWNKNMNVLIKLIKSSPVTLCGLCGNFNGKNGDDFTLQNGDLTADTLQFANSWRTDPSCPDAPLLSSTCEINPMRQAWAQRRCDIIKSIVFQPCHDQVYYLPFYEACVQDGCACSTGGDCECICNAVAVYAKECLDQGVCVDWRTPDFCPVYCDFYISHKKVESSYTYIENKTCTWHYQPCLCPFNSLGSPRISNVEGCYKCPSDEYFNEALQRCAPCGESSCRWPCLGRGFCAVCLYDPAKCVSVRAHSNLLGVSS, from the exons ATGATTAAACACAG CACCTGTAAGGGGGGGCAATGGGAGTGTGTCCTGAGCGAGGTGTGCCCGGGCACCTGCCTGCAGTACGGAGAGGGGCACTTCAGGACCTTTGATGACCTCAGCTTCACCTTCGATGGCAGCTGCTCCTACCTACTGCTGCAG GATTCCTGCAGTGGGGAGGGGAAGCCCCAGTTCTCTGTGGAGACCAAGAACGTGCTGTGTGGGAACCCAGGCTACACCTGCTACAGGGCCGTCCAGCTCACTGTCGGG GACGCGGTGCTCCAGCTGGATGGGGGCTCCTACACCATCACACCCCCATCCGCCTCCGACAACTTCACTGTTCAGGACAACACCCTGTACCTGGTGGTCACAGTGGCAGTGCCCCCCCCGCCCAACCAGCTGACCCTCATCTGGAACAAGAACATGAACGTGCTCATCAAACTCATCAAGAGCAGCCCA GTGACTCTATGCGGTTTGTGTGGCAACTTCAACGGGAAGAATGGCGACGACTTCACGTTGCAGAACGGGGACCTGACTGCTGACACTCTGCAGTTCGCCAATTCCTGGAGGACCGACCCTAGCTGCCCTGATGCCCCACTGCTGTCCAGCACCTGTGAAATAAACCCCATGCGCCAGGCTTGGGCACAGCGGCGCTGTGACATCATCAAGAGCATTGTGTTCCAGCCCTGCCATGACCAG GTCTACTACCTGCCTTTCTACGAGGCCTGTGTGCAGGACGGCTGCGCATGCTCAACGGGTGGGGACTGCGAATGCATCTGTAACGCAGTCGCTGTGTATGCAAAAGAGTGTCTGGATCAGGGCGTGTGTGTGGACTGGAGGACACCTGACTTCTGCC CTGTCTACTGTGACTTCTACATTTCACACAAGAAGGTCGAATCCTCCTACACCTACATCGAAAATAAGACTTGTACCTGGCACTACCAGCCCTGTCTCTGCCCCTTCAACTCCTTGGGCTCCCCAAGGATCAGTAATGTGGAAG gtTGCTACAAATGCCCCTCTGATGAATACTTCAATGAAGCACTACAGAGGTGTGCCCCCTGTGGTGAGTCCAGCTGCCGGTGGCCCTGTCTTGGCAGGGGCTTCTGTGCTGTGTGCCTGTACGACCCAGCTAAATGCGTTTCAGTCAGAGCACACAGTAATCTCTTGGGTGTTTCCTCCTGA
- the LOC136747525 gene encoding mucin-2-like — MPLASTGSTTPAAIITQSMWTTQKVTPQIHFTELPIKPTTTQTPSTTLGTATQPPTTPTLPEFTTTTTQPPSTTLTTQQQTTTTQTPTTTETSSTRQTPSTTLSTQQPTTMTQTPSTALTTATQSPTTPTLPESTTTTTQPPSTTLTTQKPTTTTQTPTTTETSSTRPTPSTTLSTQQPTTITQPPSTTQSPTGPTLPESTATQPPSTTLTTATQPPTTPTLPEFTTTQPPSTTLTTQQPTTTTQTPTTTETSSTRHTPSTTLSTQQPTTMTQTPSTALTTATQPPTTPTLPEFTTTQPPSTTLTTQQPTTTTQTPTTTETSTRHTPSTTLSTQQPTTITQPPSTTQSPTGPTLPESTTTQPPSTTLTTATQPPTTPTLPEFTTTQPPSTTLTTQQQTTTTQTPTTTETSSTRQTPSTTLSTQQPTTMTQTPSTALTTATQSPTGPTLPESTATQPPSTTLTTATQPPTTPTLPEFTTTTTQPPSTTLTTQQPTTTTQTPRTKETSSTRQTPSTTLSTQQPTTITQPPSTTLTTATQPPTTPTLPEFTTTQPPSTTLTTQQPTTTTQTPTTTETSSTRQTPSTTLSTQQPTTMTQTPSTALTTATQSPTGPTLPESTATQPPSTTLTTATQPPTTPTLPEFTTTQPPSTTLTTQQQTTTTQTPTTTETSSTRQTPSTTLSTQQPTTMTQTPSTALTTATQSPTGPTLPESTATQPPSTTLTTATQPPTTPTLPEFTTTTTQPPSTTLTTQQPTTTTQTPRTKETSSTRQTPSTTLSTQQPTTMTQTPSTALTTATQPPTGPNLPEFTTTTTQTPSTTLRTATQPPTTPTLPESTTTTTQPPSTTLTTQQPTTTTQTPTTTETSSTTHTPSTTLSNQQPTTITQPPSTILTTATQPPTTHTLPESMTTTTQTPSTALTTATQPPTTHTLPESTSPATQPPSTTLTTQQPTTMTQTPTTTETSSTTQTPSTTLSTTLQPTTTTQTPSTTTTLLTSIGSTSPAAIITRSMWTTQKITPQIQFAVLDVETCRMTNSIRVISVQNCTAEVGVQTCQGTCSSGSGYTESEQGLPTTYQLCKCCSPVVGHSAEVILSCQGGSTLSITFPILTGCICKKMACV; from the exons ATGCCACTGGCATCTACAGGATCTACAACACCAGCAGCAATAATAACGCAGTCAATGTGGACAACACAGAAGGTCACACCTCAGATCCACTTCACAG AATTACCGATCAAGCCAACAACTACACAGACACCATCAACTACATTAGGAACCGCTACACAACCACCTACAACACCCACCCTGCCAGAATTCACAACCACAACTACACAACCACCATCAACTACATTAACCACCCAgcagcaaacaacaacaacacaaacaccaaCAACTACAGAAACATCATCAACTAGACAAACACCTTCAACAACATTATCAACCCAGCAACCTACAACAATGACACAAACACCATCAACTGCATTAACCACAGCTACACAATCACCTACAACACCCACCCTGCCAGAATCCACAACCACAACTACACAACCACCATCAACTACATTAACCACCCAGAAgcccacaacaacaacacaaacaccaaCAACTACAGAAACATCATCAACTAGACCTACACCTTCAACAACATTATCAACCCAGCAAcctacaacaataacacaaccaCCATCAACTACACAATCACCTACAGGACCCACCCTGCCAGAATCCACAGCCACACAACCACCATCAACTACATTAACCACGGCTACACAACCGCCTACAACACCCACCCTGCCAGAATTCACAACTACACAACCACCATCAACTACATTAACCACCCAGCAgcccacaacaacaacacaaacaccaaCAACTACAGAAACATCATCAACTAGACATACACCTTCAACAACATTATCAACCCAGCAACCTACAACAATGACACAAACACCATCAACTGCATTAACCACAGCTACACAACCACCTACAACACCCACCCTGCCAGAATTCACAACTACACAACCACCATCAACTACATTAACCACCCAGCAgcccacaacaacaacacaaacaccaaCAACTACAGAAACATCAACTAGACATACACCTTCAACAACATTATCAACCCAGCAAcctacaacaataacacaaccaCCATCAACTACACAATCACCTACAGGACCCACCCTGCCAGAATCCACAACCACACAACCACCATCAACTACATTAACCACGGCTACACAACCGCCTACAACACCCACCCTGCCAGAATTCACAACTACACAACCACCATCAACTACATTAACCACCCAgcagcaaacaacaacaacacaaacaccaaCAACTACAGAAACATCATCAACTAGACAAACACCATCAACTACATTATCAACCCAGCAACCTACAACAATGACACAAACACCATCAACTGCATTAACCACAGCTACACAATCACCTACAGGACCCACCCTGCCAGAATCCACAGCCACACAACCACCATCAACTACATTAACCACGGCTACACAACCGCCTACAACACCCACCCTGCCAGAATTCACAACCACAACTACACAACCACCATCAACTACATTAACCACCCAGCAGCCCACAACAACGACACAAACACCAAGAACTAAAGAAACATCATCAACTAGACAAACACCATCAACAACATTATCAACCCAGCAAcctacaacaataacacaaccaCCGTCAACTACATTAACCACGGCTACACAACCACCTACAACACCCACCCTGCCAGAATTCACAACTACACAACCACCATCAACTACATTAACCACCCAGCAgcccacaacaacaacacaaacaccaaCAACTACAGAAACATCATCAACTAGACAAACACCATCAACTACATTATCAACCCAGCAACCTACAACAATGACACAAACACCATCAACTGCATTAACCACAGCTACACAATCACCTACAGGACCCACCCTGCCAGAATCCACAGCCACACAACCACCATCAACTACATTAACCACGGCTACACAACCGCCTACAACACCCACCCTGCCAGAATTCACAACTACACAACCACCATCAACTACATTAACCACCCAgcagcaaacaacaacaacacaaacaccaaCAACTACAGAAACATCATCAACTAGACAAACACCATCAACTACATTATCAACCCAGCAACCTACAACAATGACACAAACACCATCAACTGCATTAACCACAGCTACACAATCACCTACAGGACCCACCCTGCCAGAATCCACAGCCACACAACCACCATCAACTACATTAACCACGGCTACACAACCGCCTACAACACCCACCCTGCCAGAATTCACAACCACAACTACACAACCACCATCAACTACATTAACCACTCAGCAGCCCACAACAACGACACAAACACCAAGAACTAAAGAAACATCATCAACTAGACAAACACCATCAACAACATTATCAACCCAGCAACCTACAACAATGACACAAACACCATCAACTGCATTAACCACAGCTACACAACCACCTACAGGACCCAACCTGCCAGAATTCACAACCACAACTACACAAACACCATCAACTACATTAAGAACAGCTACACAACCACCTACAACACCCACCCTGCCAGAATCCACAACCACAACTACACAACCACCATCAACTACATTAACCACCCAGCAgcccacaacaacaacacaaacaccaaCAACTACAGAAACATCATCAACTACACATACACCATCAACAACATTATCAAACCAGCAAcctacaacaataacacaaccaCCATCAACTATATTAACCACAGCTACACAACCACCTACAACACACACCCTGCCAGAATCCATGACTACAACTACACAAACACCATCAACTGCATTAACCACAGCTACACAACCACCTACAACACACACCCTGCCAGAATCCACATCCCCAGCTACACAACCACCATCAACTACATTAACCACCCAGCAGCCCACAACAATGACACAAACACCAACAACTACAGAAACATCATCAACTACACAAACGCCATCAACAACATTATCAACAACTCTGCAACCCACAACAACTACACAAACACCATCGACTACAACTACGCTACTGACATCTATAGGATCTACATCACCAGCAGCAATAATAACACGGTCAATGTGGACAACACAGAAGATCACACCTCAGATCCAATTCGCAG TTCTAGATGTTGAAACCTGCAGGATGACCAACAGCATCAGGGTGATCTCCGTGCAGAATTGTACAGCAGAAGTAGGCGTCCAGACATGCCAAGGCACCTGCAGTTCGGGCTCGGG GTACACGGAGTCCGAACAGGGGCTGCCCACTACCTACCAGCTCTGTAAGTGCTGCAGCCCTGTGGTGGGGCACAGTGCGGAGGTGATCCTGTCCTGCCAGGGGGGCAGCACTCTCAGCATCACCTTTCCCATCCTGACTGGCTGCATCTGCAAGAAAATGGCCTGCGTCTAG